From Nostoc flagelliforme CCNUN1, a single genomic window includes:
- a CDS encoding Uma2 family endonuclease yields the protein MVSSLKELIDQPELGHTSDPEERFISSGVSWESYESLLVKLENNSHYRVTYLDGILEIVSPSIRHEKIKTNLGMLLERFFYSKRIRFVPMGSSTFRNKARKAGAEPDECYCIGEEKSVPDLAIEVVLTSGNISKLEIYRRLGVAEVWFWERNQFKLYHLRDNSQTELATIYPDTYGYELRAASEILPGLDISLLEQCITISDSIQAVDEFEQGLKADNE from the coding sequence ATGGTCAGCAGTCTTAAAGAACTAATTGATCAGCCAGAATTGGGTCATACCTCAGACCCAGAGGAAAGGTTTATCAGCAGTGGCGTGAGTTGGGAGAGCTATGAATCGCTACTAGTCAAACTAGAAAACAACTCTCATTACCGTGTTACTTATTTAGATGGAATATTAGAGATAGTGTCGCCATCAATCAGGCATGAAAAAATCAAAACGAATTTAGGGATGCTGTTAGAGCGTTTCTTTTACAGCAAGCGTATTCGTTTTGTACCTATGGGAAGTTCTACTTTTAGAAACAAAGCAAGAAAAGCAGGTGCCGAACCAGACGAATGTTACTGCATAGGTGAAGAGAAAAGTGTACCGGACTTAGCCATAGAAGTAGTTCTCACCAGTGGCAACATAAGTAAATTGGAAATCTACCGAAGATTAGGAGTTGCAGAAGTTTGGTTCTGGGAGAGAAACCAGTTTAAGCTATACCACCTACGGGACAATTCCCAGACTGAGCTTGCCACCATTTACCCTGATACTTATGGCTATGAGCTTAGGGCAGCAAGCGAAATACTGCCAGGATTAGACATTTCCTTGCTAGAGCAATGCATTACGATTTCAGATTCAATTCAGGCTGTTGATGAATTTGAACAGGGACTAAAAGCGGACAATGAGTGA
- a CDS encoding ExeA family protein — protein MLSDVMTYFGLKRTLDHVGYFETQEQTNLFKELKPQIRQGRLIALTGVVGCGKTTTLQRLQLELSSEKDIIISRCLAIDKDKVSVGVLMSALFCDLSTEKDAKPPTQPELRERKFLALIQKCRKPVVLFVDEAHDIHHGTLVKIKRLIELVRQNGCTLSVVLLGHPKLKNDLRRPSLEEIGARTNIFSLEGIRGHQVEYIKWLLSECIHDDYLPEDLITNEAIAFLAERLTTPLQIEHYLQRAFEDAYQAATKPVTLGMAEAVLTVGLNDLEPRLIRHGYTKTVLAELLNIRVSEVNSFLHAQLPPGRTQDLRDQMLKIGIPLYASEGN, from the coding sequence ATGTTGAGTGATGTCATGACTTATTTTGGACTTAAACGTACCTTAGATCATGTGGGCTATTTTGAGACCCAAGAACAGACAAATCTATTCAAAGAACTCAAACCCCAAATTAGGCAAGGTCGTTTGATTGCTCTAACAGGTGTTGTTGGTTGTGGTAAAACAACGACTTTACAACGACTGCAATTAGAATTGTCCTCCGAAAAAGACATTATTATTTCTCGTTGCCTTGCAATTGACAAAGATAAGGTCAGTGTCGGGGTTTTGATGAGTGCTTTGTTTTGCGATTTAAGTACAGAAAAGGACGCTAAACCACCGACCCAACCAGAACTCAGAGAACGAAAATTCTTAGCTTTAATTCAAAAATGCCGTAAGCCTGTAGTGCTTTTTGTGGATGAAGCTCATGACATTCATCACGGTACGTTAGTCAAAATTAAGCGTTTAATTGAATTGGTACGCCAGAATGGTTGCACTTTATCTGTAGTGCTGCTGGGACATCCCAAATTGAAAAATGATTTGCGTCGACCATCTTTGGAAGAGATTGGTGCTAGAACCAATATTTTTAGTTTAGAAGGTATTAGAGGACATCAAGTTGAGTATATAAAATGGCTGTTGAGCGAGTGTATTCACGATGATTATCTGCCTGAAGATTTGATTACCAATGAGGCAATTGCATTTTTGGCAGAACGATTGACGACTCCATTGCAAATCGAACATTATTTGCAGAGGGCTTTTGAAGACGCTTATCAAGCAGCAACGAAGCCTGTCACTCTTGGTATGGCTGAAGCTGTCTTGACTGTGGGACTTAACGATTTAGAACCTCGCTTAATACGGCATGGTTACACGAAGACAGTACTAGCTGAGTTATTAAATATACGAGTAAGCGAGGTAAATTCTTTTTTACACGCTCAGTTGCCTCCTGGTCGAACCCAAGATTTGAGAGACCAGATGTTAAAAATTGGAATTCCCTTGTATGCGTCAGAGGGAAATTAA